The DNA window GCGCGGCGACATGGACTCGATGAGCCGCGAGGCCATCGTCCAGGCCTTCGAGTACACCTTCTACCACTTCGGTATCCACATGTGGGTAATCTTCGCGCTGCCCGGACTGGCCATCGGCTACTTCGTATACAAGCGCAAGATGCCGGCGCGTATGTCCTCCATGTTCGCCCCGCTGCTGGGCCGCCGCGTCTACGAGACGCCCGGCAAGCTTCTCGACGCCCTCGGCATCATCGGCACCATCTTCGGCCTCGGCGTCTCCGTGGGACTGGGCGTGCTGCAGATCTCCGCAGGACTGAACATCCTCTGGGACGTCCCGCTGATCACCCCGGTCCAGCTGGCCATCATCTTGTTCATCACCGTCGCAGCGTGTATCTCCGTGGCGACCGGCCTGGACAAGGGTGTGAAGATCCTGTCCAACCTCAATATCGCCGCAACGATCTTCTTAATGTTCTTCGTTCTAGTGACCGGCCCGACGCTCGCGCTGATCGGACAGGTCACGGAGTCCTTTGGCATCTACGCGAATTCGCTGCCCGAGCTGATGTTCTGGGTGGATTCCTACAATGACAACCCAGGCTGGCACGCCACCTGGACCGCCTTCTACTGGGCGTGGACCATCTGTTGGTCCCCCTTTGTCGGCATGTTCTTCGCCCGCATCTCTCGAGGGCGCACCGTCCGTGAGTTCATCGGGGGCACGATCCTGTTGCCCGCTACCTTCGACCTCATCTGGTTTTCCATCTTCGGCCGCGCGGCCATGGAGATGGAGGCGGAAAAACCCGGCGTGCTCACACAGCCAGTGGTGGAGGAAGGCGATACCCCGCGCGCCCTGTTCAGCCTGCTGGCTGAGTACCCGCTCTATGCGTTCACCGGCGCTGTCGCATTGTTTGTCATCGTGATGTACTTCGTCACCTCCATGGACTCCGCGGCACTTGTGATGGACATGTTCGCCAGCGGCGAAGAAAACAAGTCTCCGGTGTACTACCGCGTTGGTTGGGTGATCGCCGTCGGTCTGGTGACCGCCGCGCTGCTGTTTATTAATGACTCCGGCATCGCCGCGCTCCAGGAGGTGGTGATCATCATCGCCTTCCCGTTCTTCATCACCTACTTCGTCATGATGTGGTCCTTGGTCAAGGCCATGAACGACGACTCGGCCGCCGCGCGCCGCTACCGCTCTCGCCAGTGGGAGAAGACCGACACCGCCGAGAAGCTGGAGGAGGGCGAGAACAAGCCCGCGCCGGGCTACGACTCGGAGGGCAACCCTGTCGACCGTCCCGAGTTCGAGTACGACGCGGAAGAGGGCACCTGGCGCTTGGAGGAGTCGCTCATCCTCGGCGAGGACGTCCAAGTCTCCAGCGACGGCCAGCCGAAGGCCGGCTCCAAAGTGAACTGGGTCGAGCAGGAAGACCCGAAGTAAGCGCTAGAGCGCCTGCGCGACCTGGTCCGCTACGAAGGCGGATCCGGCGTTGGAGGGGTGGAGCACCATGTTGTAGCCGGGGGTGGTGGTGTCGATGATGCCCGCCACCCACCGGTCCGCGTCCTTCGCACAGGTGCTGTGGCCGGTAGATAGCGCCCGAATGTCGACGAACGTTGCACCGATGAGGCGCGCGGCTTCGCGCTGGTCGTTCTGCGCGCGCTGCTCCCACTCCGCCACGCGCGGAGCAGGCACGCCGAGCGGCGCATTCGGTACCACGTTGATCAGGCAGAATTGGCCGCCCCCGGTAACGGGGAGCAGGCCGGGGATGATGATGTGTGCGTCGGGCGCGACCGCACGGACCTTTGCCGCCGCATCTTTGATGTTCTGGAAATACCGCGCGCGGATGTGCTGCGGGTCTGCGCTCTCGCCATCGATGAAGGGCCGCCACTGATCATTAATCCCGACGGCAAACGTCACCGCACGGGTGTGGCGATTAAGCGCACCGGCGCGGATTGCGTGATCCACGTGGCCCGGCAGATCCTTCGAGCGGTGGCCCGTGCACGACCAGTCCGCGACCGGGCTGTGCGTGCGCGCATCGAGCTGGCTGGGCCAGTTGTTCGGCCCCTGCAGACAACCTGCCTGGCTGCGGGTGGACTGTGAGATCCGCGTCGAAGACGTCGACGAGCCCCACCGGTTAAAGAACTTCAGCGCGGTGTCCCGGTACTGGTCCGGGTTCGAGGCAAAGGAGTCGCCGAAGACGACAACATTGCCCCCGGGCTGTGCGCTCGCAGGAGCGGCGGTTGCAGAGGTGACAGTAACAATCGCGGCAGCTGTCAGCGCGGCTATGCGGGCAAGAGCTCTCATAGACGTTGAGGTTACCTGGGAGGTGCTGCTGCCCTAGGGGCGGTCGGGTGGGCGCGTTGTGATTCGCCACAGGGCGCTGATGAGTACCGCGGTAACGAGGTAGCCACTGACCGCATAGTTGAAGAGACCGCTAGGCATCCCATCGCTCAGCACGTCGTAGAGCAGAAAAACCGGTGCGAGTGACACCATCACCACTAAGAAGCGGTATGGAGAAAGCACCTTCCGCTTCGTAGAAACGTGGATGAGGCACCCCAGCGCCGCGAAGCAGAAGGAGATGAAGAGCGCGACCACTGCGCCAAAAACCACGTAGATCATGTTGCTCCCTGACTCTTCAGTGCGTCAGGCTCGCGCGAGCCGCATGCGGCGGTGGGGCACGCCCGTGTCCAAGAACTCCTCGCCCTCGGCAACCAGGCCGAAGCGTGAATAATAACCCACCAGCCCCGACTGGGCCTCCACGATGAGGTCGCCAGGCCAGCGGGTGGTGTATTCGATGCCGGCGCGCACGATGTCTGGGCCCATGCCCGATCCGCGGTGGGCTGGGTTCACCACAAAGCGTCCAAACCGCGAGCCTGCCTCGGTGGGGAAGACGCGCGCGCAGCCGGCGAGCGTGCCGTCGTCGGCAAACGCGAGAATATGCTTGGTATTCGGGTCGGCGTCCTGGTCGTCGATTTCGTTGTACGGGCATTGCTGCTCGCCGACGAAGACGTCAACGCGCAGCTTGTACAGCGCGTGGACTTCGCGCGGGGTCATCTCATCCAGCGATTTCAGCACGATCACGGTGTGGTTCAATCCTTCCTGTTGTGCCGTAGGAGATGCGGCGGTGCGCCCACTCAAACGGGCCCTGCTTGCCGGCAGCCTCGAGGGCGGTGGCAATGACTACGGTAGCCAGCCACACTCCGGCGCTGAGCGCAAGCTTGCCGCTGATAGTCCAGTCCTGTCCCACCCCGAAGCTAAACGGGTAGACCAGCGCGATAAAGAAGAAGGTCTGCGCCAGGTAACCAGACATGGAGCGCTTGCCCAGCGCGACAAGCGGGTAGGTCCACGCGGGCGTGTCGTTATTCAGACGGGAGGTGAGCAGCGCCAGCGCGGCGAGGATGCCAGGCCCGGTGAGGCAGCCAATTGAGCTGTTGAGTAGGTGCAGGCTCGATTCCATTTCCGGGTTGAGCACGCCGATGGCGGTGAGCCCCCAGGGCAATCCGATACCGAGGATGATTACGCCGGCCAGGACCGTCCACGTCCACAGCGTCCGTGAGTGCTCCTCCGGGTTGACCAGCACGCCCTCCTTCGCCCACACATAGCCTATGGCGGCCAGGGGCACGAGCTCGAGCAGGATAAATGGGGTGGACAGCAGCATTTCCGCCGCGCCGCCCAGATTGTTGATGAAGTAGGTGCCAAAGCTTCCGACTTCTTCGTTGAGCGCGTTGCTGCCGCTCATCTTCTTCGCCACCTCGGGGATGAAGGCCGCCGAGATACCCACAAAAGAGGTCAGAAGCATGTAGAGCCCCAGGCACGAATACGAGATGATGCGTAGCACCTTGGTCGAGAGGGTGAACATCACCGCCAATAGCATGCCGACGAAGCCGTACATGGTCATGATGTCGCCAAAGAACACCAGGAACATGTGGGCCAGGCCGAACAGCGCGAGCGCCCCGTAGCGCCGGACCAGGATCTTTCGCGCCTCACCGACTGGATACTGCTTCCGGTACAGGCTAGAGACGACAAGCCCGAAGCCGAAGCCCAGCAGCGTGGCAAACATCGGCAGGCCGCGTGTGTGGACGAAGAGAGCTGCGAAGAGGGCCAACGCGGCGTCGATAAGCGAGCCCTGCGCAACCCCGCCCACGCTCCAACCGGGGCCAGACTCCGGCTGCGAGTACTGATTGATCATCCAGAACAATGAGCCGTTGGCCAGCGCGATGCCGAGTAGCGCGGTGCCGCGGGCGAGATCGGGAACAAGCAATCGTTGCATGAGACTAGTTTTTACCAGGGGTAGCACCCATCAGCCACGGGGATGCGGACACGATGATGGCGCGGGTGGCCTGATCGAGGGTCGGCTGCAGGTCAGGGGCGAAATGCGGCGAGTGGTTCGACGGGGCGGTTTCGATATCGGCGCTACTGCCCACGAACCAGTAGAAGTACGGCGCGCCGAAGGCATTGGCGATGGTGGGGAAGTCCTCCGAGCCGGACAGGCGGCCAAAGTCGCCGACTGCATCGCCGAATTGCTCGCGAAACGCCGCCATGACCGTCTCCGTGGTGGCCTCGTCGTTGTGAAACTCGGGTGCGCCGCCGAGGTGGGTAAAGGTCGGTTCGGCGGCACCGGCGGCGGCGCACTCGGCGCGGGTAATACGGCGAATGGCCTCGTTGAGCTGGTCGCTGACCGCAGTGGTGAACGCGCGGGTACTCACGGACAGCTCCGCGGTGGCCGGGATGGTGTTGGGCGAATCCCCGGCGTGGATAGCGCCGACAGTGACCACGCCCATCTCCTGCGGGGCGAGCTCGCGCGCCACGATCGTCTGCAAGCGGGTGATCACGTGTGCGGCGATGACCACCGGGTCCACGCCTTTCTCCGGCATGGAGCCGTGCGCGCCCGTGCCGTGGATGGTGATCTTGGTTTGCACGCAGGTCGCGCAGATCGGTCCCGAGAGCGCGCCCAAACCATAGTTGGGCAGCATCGGGCCGACGTGCTGGCCTAAGACCACCTCAGGGGTGGGAACCTTCTCGGCGAGCCCGTTATCCGCCATGTCCCGGGCACCAGCGCCGTTTTCTTCTGCGGGCTGGAACAGGGCGAGGAAGGTTCCAGACCAGGCATCCCGGTGCTCGGTGAGCAGCTTCGTTGCGCCGAGCAAGGCGGCGGTGTGCATGTCGTGGCCGCAGGCATGCGAGCGGCCCAGCGCCGGGTCCGCGGAGTAGGGCAGTCCCGTCTCTTCCGCGAGAGGGAGCGCGTCGAAGTCGGCACGGAAGCAGACAGTGGGCCCGTCACCGTTGCGCAGCACGCCGACCTTGCCGGTCACGCCAACGGGGATAACCTCTGCGCCCATCTGGGTGAGCTCCTCACCGATGCGGGCGCTGGTTTGGAACTCCTCGAGCGCAAGCTCGGGGTGCTGGTGGAACCACGTGTAGAGCTCCTCGCGCTCGGCACGGGTGTGGTCGAGGGAGCGTTCAAAGGGCGCGAATCGGCCGGTGAGAGCGAATGTGTCATGCATGGCACCACTCTAGCTACCTAAACGGGTGTGGTGAATGAGGTAAAAGTGACAAAAACATGGCAATGTAGAGGGGAGTTTCTGCTGGGGCCAATTAAGGGAGCGTGTCCATGTTTCGTCGCCGTCTCGTCGCCTTCGCCGCCGCTGCGCTGGCTACCGTCGCCTGCGCAGCCACACCGGCGCAGGCGCAAGTCGACCCGAACTACAACTTCCGCACCGACATGCCCTCGAAGGTGCTCGCCGGCAAACCCTTCGCCGATCGCGTGCTGCACCGCGTGCCGGGCTCGCTTCACGACGCCCCGCGCACCCCGCAAGCCGCAAAAGACGCCCAGCAGCGCGGCAAGTCCCTCTATGGTCCCAGCACCCCGATCTACGTGGGCAAGGGCCCAACCGAGGTGATGTGCACCGTGACCGTTGCGGGCTACGGCGAGCACGGCAACAAGTACGCGCTCACCGCTGGCCACTGCGGCAAGGAAGGGGACCCGGTGACTTCTGCGGACTCCTGGCAGCTGGGGCCCTCTGGCACCATCGTCAAGGTCAACCGCGAGCTGGACTACGCGCTCATCGAGCTCGGCTCCAACACCGAGGTCACCCGCTCCTACGACGGCGTGACCATCAACCACCTGGGCTCCAAGCCACTCCCGCGTGGGCAGAACGTATGCAAGAAGGGCGTGGCCTCCGGCACCACCTGTGGCATGACGCTTTCGGACTGGGACACGATGAACGTCAACCACGTCTGCGCTATGCAGGGCGACTCCGGCGCGCCCCTGTTCACCGGCGACCGCCTTGTAGGCCTGATCAACGGCGGGATGTTTCCGGCACCTTTCGACGTCCAGTGCGCCTCCCCGCTGCAGGGCCCCATCCACGCGCCCACCGGTTCGGCTCGCATGGATGCGGTCTTAAGTGATCTGGGCAACGGCTTCCGGTTGCCGTAAAAGGGCTAGTTCAGCGCCTGCAGCACTTCCTCGTGCAACAGCCCGTTGGTGGCCACCGCGTCGCCGCCGTGCGGGCCGTTATCGCCTGCTAGAGAAGTGAAACGCCCGCCGGCCTCTTGCACCAGCACGGACAAGGCTGCGAGGTCCCACAACGAGACCTCCGGTTCGGCCGCAATGTCGACCGCACCTTCGGCCACGAAGCAGTAGCCCAAAAAATCGCCGTAGCCGCGCAGGCGCCAGGTCTGCTCGGTCAGCCCAATGAACTTCTCCTGCAGGCCGCGCTCCTTCCAGCCGGCGAGCGAGGACATGGCCAGCGAGGCGTCGGCAAGCGAGTTGACGCCCGAGGCCTCCAGCTTCTTCAGCTCCCCGCCGTTGAAGCTGCGCCAGGCGCCGCCGCCTTTCGATGCGTACCAGCGGCGCGCGAGTGCGGGCGCGGAGATGACACCGACGACCGGCTCGCCGTCCACAAGCAGCGCGATGAGCGTGGCCCACACCGGCACGCCGCGCACGAAGTTCTTCGTCCCGTCGATCGGGTCGATGACCCATTGGCGACCAGAAAAGACTGCCTCGCCGCCGAACTCCTCGCCGAGTACTGCATCCGCGGGACGCGACTGCGAAAGCGTGGCCCGCAGCGCCTCCTCCACTGCGAGGTCCGCGTCGGAAACAGGGGTCATGTCCGGCTTCGATTCGACCTTCAGGTCGGCGGATTCGAAGCGGTCGAGGGTGAGCGCGTCCGCGGCGTCGGCGAGTTCGAGTGCGAGCGCGAGGTCATCGGCGTAGTTACTCATGGCCCTCAAGTCTAGACGTGATCTCCTCCACAATCTGCGCGCCACCCGCCACGCACCATGTCACCCCGCCCGCGTCCACCTTGCGCGCGAGCCCGCCGGCGGCCTCCACCAGCGCTTTGCCGGGCAGCCAATCCCAGTCCGCCACCGAGTGCTGCAGCCACGCGCCCGCCTGCCCCGCGGCGATCGTGGCCAGGTCGACCGAGCCCGCGCCGCACATCCGTACCGTCGCAGCATCTCGCACCGCGCGCAGCCACGCCTCGCGCACCGCATCCTCGCGCATGAAAGCCGGGTGCAAGTACGTCAGCAGAGCCTCGTTGCTTAGCGACGCCCCGCTCACCCCACCTACACGCTCACCGTTGACAGTGAACTCGCCCGCGTGCGCCAGCCACGTCGTGTCGAGTGCGGGGCGGTGGACGGCACCGACGAGCGGGGTGCCGGCGGCGCCGTCGTCGGTAAGCGCGAGCGCGGAGCAGAAGTAGTCCGAGCCGCGGGAGAAGTTATAGGTGCCGTCGACCGGGTCGACCACCCAGGTCCTCCCTGTGGAGGAGGCGCGCGAGGCCCCCTCCTCGCCGAGCACGCCGTCCTCGCCGCGCAGCGCCTCGAGCACCTCCGCGACGAAGGCTTCCGCCGTACGGTCCGCCTCGGTGACCACGTCGGAGACCGAAGTCTTGTAATCCGTGGTCACGTCTGCTTGACGCATGCGCAGCGCGAGTTGGCCGGCATGGGTCACTAAGGCTGCGGCGAGGGTGGCATCATCGGACGAACGGTGGGCGTGAATGAACTCAGCAGTGGACGTCATGCGGCCCATTATCCACCTTTAGACCGTCAATTTCAGGCCGACAATTCCGCCAATGATCATGAGAAGACACAGCACCTTCGCCAGTGTCACGGGTTCCTGGCCGGTCGCGAAGGAAAAGAGGACCGCGATGCCCGCGCCCACGCCCACCCAGATGGCGTAGCCGCTGCCCACGGGGAGGGTGCGTAGTGCATATGCAAGCCCGCCCATAGAAATACAGAGGGCAACAAAGAAGACGACCGAGGGCCAAAGGCGGGAAAACCCTTGAGAACGGTCGAGCGCAATCGCCCACACGGCCTCGAAGGCACCGGAGATAATGAGTACGAGCCAATCCATGGTGACCCACAGTATTGTGCGCACGCGTTCGCCCGGCGAAGACCTGCTGGACTAGACTTCGCTGGTATGCAACCGGAGACTCAGACGCGCATTACGGACCTCGATTCGAAGCTCACCACCATTGAAAAAGTGATGGACCTCGAGGAGATGGCCGCGCGCATCCGGGAATTAGAGCAGCAGGCCGCTGACCCTTCGCTGTGGGACGACCCCGCGCACGCGCAGACGGTGACCTCCGAGCTGTCCAACGTGCAGGCCCGCCTGCGCAAAGTGACCTCCCTGCGCGAGCGTATCGACGACCTGCCGGTGATGGTCGAGCTCGCAGAAGAAGAGGGCGCGCCCGACATGGCCGCCGAGGAGCTCGCGGACGTTGAGGCGAAGGTGGAATCGCTCGAGGTGCAGACCATGCTCTCGGGCGAGTACGACGCGCGCGAGGCCGTCGTGAACATCCGCTCCGGCGCTGGCGGTGTGGACGCGGCCGATTGGGCCGAGATGCTCATGCGCATGTACACGCGCTGGGCGGAAAAGCACGGACACAAGGTCGACGTGTACGACATTTCCTACGCGGAGGAGGCAGGCATCAAATCTGCCACCTTCGTCGTCCACGGTGACTACATGTACGGGCAGCTCTCGGTCGAGCAGGGCGCGCACCGGCTGGTCCGGATCAGCCCCTTTGACAACCAGGGCCGCCGCCAAACCTCGTTTGCGGAGGTGGAGGTGCTGCCGGTGGTGGAGCGTACCGACCACATCGACATCCCGGACTCGGATATTCGCGTCGACGTGTACCGCTCCTCGGGCCCCGGCGGGCAGAGTGTGAACACGACGGACTCCGCGGTCCGCATTACTCACGTGCCGACAGGCATCGTGGTGACCTGCCAGAACGAGAAGTCCCAGATTCAGAACAAGGCCTCTGCGCTCAACGTTTTGCAGTCCAAGCTGCTGGAGAAGAAGCGGCAGGAAGAAAAGGCCGAGCTCGACGCCCTCGGCGCGGGCGGTAACGCCTCCTGGGGCAACCAGATGCGCTCCTATGTGCTGCACCCGTATCA is part of the Corynebacterium imitans genome and encodes:
- a CDS encoding S1 family peptidase, with product MFRRRLVAFAAAALATVACAATPAQAQVDPNYNFRTDMPSKVLAGKPFADRVLHRVPGSLHDAPRTPQAAKDAQQRGKSLYGPSTPIYVGKGPTEVMCTVTVAGYGEHGNKYALTAGHCGKEGDPVTSADSWQLGPSGTIVKVNRELDYALIELGSNTEVTRSYDGVTINHLGSKPLPRGQNVCKKGVASGTTCGMTLSDWDTMNVNHVCAMQGDSGAPLFTGDRLVGLINGGMFPAPFDVQCASPLQGPIHAPTGSARMDAVLSDLGNGFRLP
- a CDS encoding amidohydrolase translates to MHDTFALTGRFAPFERSLDHTRAEREELYTWFHQHPELALEEFQTSARIGEELTQMGAEVIPVGVTGKVGVLRNGDGPTVCFRADFDALPLAEETGLPYSADPALGRSHACGHDMHTAALLGATKLLTEHRDAWSGTFLALFQPAEENGAGARDMADNGLAEKVPTPEVVLGQHVGPMLPNYGLGALSGPICATCVQTKITIHGTGAHGSMPEKGVDPVVIAAHVITRLQTIVARELAPQEMGVVTVGAIHAGDSPNTIPATAELSVSTRAFTTAVSDQLNEAIRRITRAECAAAGAAEPTFTHLGGAPEFHNDEATTETVMAAFREQFGDAVGDFGRLSGSEDFPTIANAFGAPYFYWFVGSSADIETAPSNHSPHFAPDLQPTLDQATRAIIVSASPWLMGATPGKN
- a CDS encoding BCCT family transporter, with protein sequence MARKRSLQTDPLIFGASLGFVVLFVAATLAFGDRARALYADLSGFLMDHFTWMYIGGISAVLIFLIVIFVSRFGNMRLGDDGDEPEYSYPVWFAMLFAAGMGATLMFWGAAEPLHHAYSPPRGDMDSMSREAIVQAFEYTFYHFGIHMWVIFALPGLAIGYFVYKRKMPARMSSMFAPLLGRRVYETPGKLLDALGIIGTIFGLGVSVGLGVLQISAGLNILWDVPLITPVQLAIILFITVAACISVATGLDKGVKILSNLNIAATIFLMFFVLVTGPTLALIGQVTESFGIYANSLPELMFWVDSYNDNPGWHATWTAFYWAWTICWSPFVGMFFARISRGRTVREFIGGTILLPATFDLIWFSIFGRAAMEMEAEKPGVLTQPVVEEGDTPRALFSLLAEYPLYAFTGAVALFVIVMYFVTSMDSAALVMDMFASGEENKSPVYYRVGWVIAVGLVTAALLFINDSGIAALQEVVIIIAFPFFITYFVMMWSLVKAMNDDSAAARRYRSRQWEKTDTAEKLEEGENKPAPGYDSEGNPVDRPEFEYDAEEGTWRLEESLILGEDVQVSSDGQPKAGSKVNWVEQEDPK
- the prfB gene encoding peptide chain release factor 2, with product MQPETQTRITDLDSKLTTIEKVMDLEEMAARIRELEQQAADPSLWDDPAHAQTVTSELSNVQARLRKVTSLRERIDDLPVMVELAEEEGAPDMAAEELADVEAKVESLEVQTMLSGEYDAREAVVNIRSGAGGVDAADWAEMLMRMYTRWAEKHGHKVDVYDISYAEEAGIKSATFVVHGDYMYGQLSVEQGAHRLVRISPFDNQGRRQTSFAEVEVLPVVERTDHIDIPDSDIRVDVYRSSGPGGQSVNTTDSAVRITHVPTGIVVTCQNEKSQIQNKASALNVLQSKLLEKKRQEEKAELDALGAGGNASWGNQMRSYVLHPYQMVKDLRTNYEVGDPQKVLDGDLDGFLEAGIRWRKAEAQGEN
- the hisN gene encoding histidinol-phosphatase, with the translated sequence MSNYADDLALALELADAADALTLDRFESADLKVESKPDMTPVSDADLAVEEALRATLSQSRPADAVLGEEFGGEAVFSGRQWVIDPIDGTKNFVRGVPVWATLIALLVDGEPVVGVISAPALARRWYASKGGGAWRSFNGGELKKLEASGVNSLADASLAMSSLAGWKERGLQEKFIGLTEQTWRLRGYGDFLGYCFVAEGAVDIAAEPEVSLWDLAALSVLVQEAGGRFTSLAGDNGPHGGDAVATNGLLHEEVLQALN
- a CDS encoding GNAT family N-acetyltransferase translates to MIVLKSLDEMTPREVHALYKLRVDVFVGEQQCPYNEIDDQDADPNTKHILAFADDGTLAGCARVFPTEAGSRFGRFVVNPAHRGSGMGPDIVRAGIEYTTRWPGDLIVEAQSGLVGYYSRFGLVAEGEEFLDTGVPHRRMRLARA
- a CDS encoding DMT family transporter, coding for MDWLVLIISGAFEAVWAIALDRSQGFSRLWPSVVFFVALCISMGGLAYALRTLPVGSGYAIWVGVGAGIAVLFSFATGQEPVTLAKVLCLLMIIGGIVGLKLTV
- a CDS encoding DUF418 domain-containing protein encodes the protein MQRLLVPDLARGTALLGIALANGSLFWMINQYSQPESGPGWSVGGVAQGSLIDAALALFAALFVHTRGLPMFATLLGFGFGLVVSSLYRKQYPVGEARKILVRRYGALALFGLAHMFLVFFGDIMTMYGFVGMLLAVMFTLSTKVLRIISYSCLGLYMLLTSFVGISAAFIPEVAKKMSGSNALNEEVGSFGTYFINNLGGAAEMLLSTPFILLELVPLAAIGYVWAKEGVLVNPEEHSRTLWTWTVLAGVIILGIGLPWGLTAIGVLNPEMESSLHLLNSSIGCLTGPGILAALALLTSRLNNDTPAWTYPLVALGKRSMSGYLAQTFFFIALVYPFSFGVGQDWTISGKLALSAGVWLATVVIATALEAAGKQGPFEWAHRRISYGTTGRIEPHRDRAEIAG
- a CDS encoding GDSL-type esterase/lipase family protein yields the protein MRALARIAALTAAAIVTVTSATAAPASAQPGGNVVVFGDSFASNPDQYRDTALKFFNRWGSSTSSTRISQSTRSQAGCLQGPNNWPSQLDARTHSPVADWSCTGHRSKDLPGHVDHAIRAGALNRHTRAVTFAVGINDQWRPFIDGESADPQHIRARYFQNIKDAAAKVRAVAPDAHIIIPGLLPVTGGGQFCLINVVPNAPLGVPAPRVAEWEQRAQNDQREAARLIGATFVDIRALSTGHSTCAKDADRWVAGIIDTTTPGYNMVLHPSNAGSAFVADQVAQAL
- a CDS encoding inositol monophosphatase family protein; amino-acid sequence: MTSTAEFIHAHRSSDDATLAAALVTHAGQLALRMRQADVTTDYKTSVSDVVTEADRTAEAFVAEVLEALRGEDGVLGEEGASRASSTGRTWVVDPVDGTYNFSRGSDYFCSALALTDDGAAGTPLVGAVHRPALDTTWLAHAGEFTVNGERVGGVSGASLSNEALLTYLHPAFMREDAVREAWLRAVRDAATVRMCGAGSVDLATIAAGQAGAWLQHSVADWDWLPGKALVEAAGGLARKVDAGGVTWCVAGGAQIVEEITSRLEGHE